One part of the Lycorma delicatula isolate Av1 chromosome 7, ASM4794821v1, whole genome shotgun sequence genome encodes these proteins:
- the LOC142327779 gene encoding low-density lipoprotein receptor-like, with translation MVTSGIGTPRDLTVDMLTHDVYWVDAKLDNIQKVSFNGQNRQIIRRNLPNPMGVAVHRGEVYWVDRNLQTVFKASKIIEENATLPTQVRSGLQRLRDIAIYDISNQPTDENNPYRRLGCHLISLTSTLCKLMNNKPTSSLVP, from the exons ATGGTTACATCTGGTATTGGTACACCTCGTGATTTAACTGTTGATATGTTAACACATGATGTTTACTGGGTTGATGCAAAACTGGATAACATACAAAAAGTTTCATTCAATGGACAAAATAGAcag ataattagaAGAAATCTCCCAAATCCTATGGGGGTAGCAGTTCATAGAGGTGAAGTATACTGGGTTGATAGAAATCTACAGACTGTGTTTAAAGCAtctaaaataatagaagaaaatgcAACTTTACCAACACAAGTAAGATCAGGATTACAACGTCTTCGTGATATTGCAATTTATGACATTAGTAATCAaccaactgatgaaaataatccATACAGACGATTAG gttGCCATCTTATATCCTTGACCAGTACCCTGTGCAAGTTGATGAACAATAAACCAACATCTAGTCTGGTACCTTGA